From Triticum urartu cultivar G1812 chromosome 2, Tu2.1, whole genome shotgun sequence, a single genomic window includes:
- the LOC125533881 gene encoding homeobox-leucine zipper protein HOX17-like: MMERAEDLGLSLSLSSSLAPRTHHVAMLLHAPERRFLEMPLLPAKRVCEVSADEERSGQRGGSDDEDGGCGMDGSRKKLRLSKDQSAVLEDSFREHPTLNPRQKAALAQQLGLRSRQVEVWFQNRRARTKLKQTEVDCEFLKRCCETLTEENRRLQKEVQELRALKLVSPHHYMHMSPPTTLTMCPSCERVSNNNNNNNNNSTTADRRNGVEGAICHRPIAVRPQQS, from the exons ATGATGGAGAGGGCCGAGGACTTAGGGCTCAGCCTCAGTCTCAGCTCGTCGCTTGCTCCTCGCACCCACCATGTCGCCATGCTGCTCCACGCTCCAG AGAGGAGATTCCTGGAGATGCCACTGCTTCCTGCGAAGCGGGTCTGCGAGGTCTCTGCGGACGAGGAGCGCTCCGGCCAGCGtggcggcagcgacgacgaggacgGCGGCTGCGGCATGGATGGCTCCCGCAAGAAGCTCCGGTTGTCCAAGGACCAGTCCGCCGTGCTCGAGGACAGCTTCCGGGAGCACCCCACTCTGAACCCG AGGCAGAAGGCAGCCTTGGCGCAGCAGCTGGGCCTGCGGTCGCGGCAGGTGGAGGTGTGGTTCCAGAACAGACGCGCAAG GACGAAGCTGAAGCAGACGGAGGTGGACTGCGAGTTCCTGAAGCGATGCTGCGAGACGCTGACGGAGGAGAACCGGCGGCTGCAGAAGGAGGTGCAGGAGCTCCGCGCGCTCAAGCTCGTCTCCCCGCACCACTACATGCACATGTCCCCGCCCACCACCCTCACCATGTGCCCCTCCTGCGAGCGCGtctccaacaacaacaacaacaacaacaacaactccaccaccgccgaccGCCGCAACGGTGTCGAGGGCGCCATCTGCCACCGACCCATCGCCGTCCGGCCGCAGCAGTCATGA
- the LOC125533882 gene encoding uncharacterized protein LOC125533882 — translation MIFDPARSRGFPPQLNVALARINTNPVHSLWGCFAFAPINSLPPPRVALASRPSLQLPLFSSKSADSIPSGFPSRSHSQPSLIADQTNPAVRSPRPQVTHKFSSSSPAMAEPAPAPAQPRTGGDDVISARLQRALELLFPSNLAGKAVLFAVVVALLRMLPTSQTPGIWDLPHILLLGLVISYGVFGQRNADADVVPPVVPSSKVVDDDESVEAFVSQILQGPLVFEGSNGDGGAKDGGVQAWSSQYYPDDALVVVADTGDAGEKPILLPVRKLKPLAEESAPGNVSDGATDEEAEFLPKEEIGYGGAREKAMSSPSSVLDAGLTLSPSSPPPPPPAPQFLGSARGLGKARARSFNEYGVGDMSMSGRAGLRSRFRSNSSIQATRRSTLTGYDPVAPSDDQAAADDEADEMAAASDSSFSSDDMARDGDDEHDEEEDNYDEEGEGEEEGREGDNSCDEELFELATRAEAEEDEVDKKADEFIAKFREQIRMQRAQPGPGRR, via the coding sequence ATGATTTTTGATCCAGCACGTTCCCGCGGTTTCCCTCCACAGTTGAACGTTGCCCTCGCCAGGATTAATACTAATCCCGTCCATTCTCTTTGGGGTTGCTTTGCCTTTGCTCCCATAAATTCTTTGCCTCCACCCCGAGTTGCTCTTGCTTCCCGACCAAGTCTGCAGCTTCCTCTCTTCTCCAGCAAGAGCGCGGATTCCATTCCGTCCGGATTTCCTTCTCGATCGCACTCACAGCCTAGCCTAATAGCCGATCAAACAAACCCGGCCGTCCGTAGCCCGAGACCCCAAGTCACGCACAAATTTTCCTCATCTTCTCCCGCAATGGCGGAGCCTGCTCCTGCTCCGGCGCAGCCAAGAACCGGCGGTGACGATGTCATTTCTGCCAGGTTGCAGCGGGCTCTGGAGCTCTTGTTCCCGTCCAACCTCGCCGGTAAGGCGGTGCTGTTCGCCGTCGTGGTGGCGCTGCTGCGGATGCTGCCCACGAGCCAGACCCCCGGGATCTGGGACCTGCCGCACATCCTCCTGCTCGGCCTCGTCATCTCCTACGGCGTCTTCGGCCAGAGGAACGCCGACGCCGATGTGGTGCCCCCGGTGGTCCCTTCTTCCAAGGTCGTCGACGACGACGAGTCCGTGGAGGCCTTCGTCTCCCAGATACTGCAAGGGCCGCTGGTCTTCGAGGGAAGCAACGGCGACGGAGGCGCCAAGGACGGCGGCGTGCAGGCGTGGAGCTCGCAGTACTACCCCGACGATGCCCTCGTCGTAGTCGCCGACACGGGCGACGCTGGCGAGAAGCCGATTCTCCTGCCGGTGAGGAAGCTCAAGCCATTGGCCGAAGAATCTGCACCGGGCAATGTAAGTGATGGCGCTACCGATGAAGAAGCAGAGTTCCTCCCCAAGGAAGAAATAGGATACGGCGGCGCGCGCGAAAAAGCCATGTCGTCGCCGTCCTCCGTCCTCGACGCCGGCTTGACCCTCTCGCCGTCCTCGCCTCCTCCCCCGCCGCCTGCGCCGCAGTTTCTTGGCAGCGCGCGTGGCCTCGGGAAGGCCAGAGCAAGAAGCTTCAACGAATATGGGGTTGGAGACATGAGCATGAGCGGACGGGCGGGTTTACGGAGCAGGTTCCGGTCAAACTCTTCCATCCAAGCAACGAGGAGGAGCACTTTGACCGGCTACGATCCTGTAGCTCCGTCCGACGATCAAGCGGCCGCAGACGATGAGGCTGACGAGATGGCCGCGGCCTCGGACAGCTCGTTCAGCAGCGACGACATGGCCAGGGACGGCGACGATGAACACGACGAGGAGGAAGACAACTACGAcgaagagggagagggagaggaggaggggcggGAAGGTGACAACTCTTGCGACGAAGAGCTTTTTGAGCTGGCGACGAGGGCCGAGGCGGAGGAGGACGAGGTGGACAAGAAGGCTGACGAGTTCATAGCCAAGTTCAGGGAGCAGATTAGGATGCAGCGGGCTCAGCCGGGGCCGGGCAGAAGATGA